One Mycoavidus sp. HKI genomic region harbors:
- a CDS encoding FUSC family membrane protein, whose translation MRYSTQIKKFLYSQYFYGGLRIAFGISLPAVLMLALFHDRALGFTIATGALGVCAVDKPGPLKHKHNDMLLCSLLGFFAAFATGLATGAPLPLWVTIAPLSFALSMLVVYGDKWLQISFATLFMMIATLGNHFTVLEALMNAAWLLLGGLWYTYWSTLVNRWQAERIEQQSIAESMFATAEYLRARANFYKLNNDLDECHQQLVLKQIAAIDKHDVARGIVLRNLPVLRAGHLDVRRTMLFNLFINIVDLHETVVAAHVDYTLMRTVFADSDVLIFFHDFLRKCARDLENIGLAVSQNSASQQLVTLKTELRALEFEIDVKRKKAFPAQEPEAYAMLVAAFRRVWSVSRLLNKMHRNTRSDNPQPTTELQLDKALQHFLQRQHVPLRQIFSNLKIASPSFRHALRVSIAVALGLWIGTLLPLTNAYWICLTIVIIMKPGFSLTKQRNTQRLIGTVIGCAASVALILLVKSPVTLLLVMFTCMVMSYSLVLFNYTASVVFTSSYVLLLYHLLAPEGMRLIGERALDTAIGGAIALGISHLFPYWEYRVMKPLVKEMIASMRQYFDAICMGAGKTATTNALPASPAISNDFRCRLARKNTQIAFANLGNAFARMMLEPKAQQKFVAEINDLLIQSHTLASQMAAAAPLLAADGTADNPALAHALSAIRENLMQAEAGAQVESDFAQIKKELTHRLDAMVIEAEQANTEPNEIVQELKLLALQCKQMVTVSQLICKDAGAIQLPAPTH comes from the coding sequence ATGCGCTACTCAACACAAATTAAAAAGTTCTTATATAGCCAATATTTTTATGGAGGGCTACGCATCGCGTTTGGCATTTCGTTGCCGGCGGTGTTAATGCTTGCGCTATTTCACGACCGAGCGCTAGGTTTTACCATCGCCACCGGCGCGCTTGGCGTCTGCGCAGTGGATAAACCAGGACCGCTTAAGCATAAACATAACGATATGCTGCTCTGCTCGCTGCTTGGTTTTTTTGCGGCATTTGCGACCGGCCTTGCCACCGGCGCCCCGCTGCCGCTATGGGTGACCATTGCGCCCCTGAGCTTTGCTCTGTCAATGTTAGTGGTGTATGGCGATAAATGGCTGCAAATTAGCTTTGCCACGCTCTTTATGATGATTGCCACCCTGGGCAACCATTTCACTGTCTTAGAGGCACTAATGAATGCCGCTTGGTTATTGCTTGGCGGACTTTGGTATACCTATTGGAGTACTTTAGTTAACCGCTGGCAAGCCGAGCGTATTGAACAGCAATCGATTGCCGAAAGCATGTTTGCGACAGCCGAATATCTGCGCGCCCGCGCCAATTTTTACAAACTGAATAACGATCTTGACGAGTGCCACCAGCAACTCGTGCTTAAACAAATTGCCGCCATCGACAAACACGACGTCGCGCGAGGCATTGTACTGCGCAATCTGCCTGTGCTGCGCGCAGGACACCTCGATGTACGGCGCACCATGCTTTTTAATCTGTTTATCAATATTGTAGATCTGCATGAAACCGTGGTTGCCGCACACGTAGATTACACTTTAATGCGCACTGTATTTGCAGATTCAGATGTGCTTATTTTTTTCCACGATTTTCTACGAAAATGCGCCCGCGATCTTGAAAATATTGGGCTTGCCGTATCGCAAAACAGCGCTTCGCAACAACTTGTCACCCTCAAAACTGAACTGCGCGCCCTTGAATTTGAAATTGACGTTAAGCGCAAAAAAGCCTTCCCGGCACAAGAACCTGAAGCTTATGCAATGCTCGTCGCCGCTTTCCGGCGCGTCTGGAGTGTCTCAAGGCTGCTCAATAAAATGCATCGCAATACGCGCAGCGATAATCCTCAGCCCACCACTGAATTACAACTTGATAAAGCCTTGCAGCATTTCTTACAGCGCCAGCATGTGCCACTACGGCAGATTTTTTCAAATTTGAAAATCGCCTCACCCAGCTTTAGGCATGCGCTACGCGTGAGCATCGCCGTGGCACTCGGACTGTGGATCGGCACACTACTGCCTCTGACTAATGCGTATTGGATCTGCTTAACCATCGTGATCATTATGAAACCGGGGTTTTCTCTCACTAAACAACGCAATACGCAACGGTTGATTGGCACAGTCATTGGCTGTGCTGCGAGCGTTGCTTTGATTTTGCTAGTGAAATCCCCTGTCACTCTACTACTCGTGATGTTCACGTGCATGGTCATGAGCTATAGCCTGGTGCTTTTTAACTATACTGCAAGCGTGGTTTTTACGTCTTCTTATGTCTTACTTTTATATCATCTACTCGCACCAGAAGGCATGAGACTGATTGGTGAGCGCGCACTCGATACCGCTATTGGCGGCGCCATTGCGCTTGGCATTAGCCACCTATTTCCATACTGGGAATATCGCGTAATGAAACCGCTGGTCAAAGAAATGATTGCTTCAATGCGGCAATATTTCGACGCCATCTGCATGGGCGCCGGCAAAACAGCCACGACTAACGCTCTACCGGCTTCACCCGCCATCAGCAACGACTTCCGCTGTCGGTTGGCGCGTAAAAATACACAGATCGCCTTTGCCAATCTAGGCAATGCATTTGCTCGCATGATGTTAGAACCTAAGGCACAACAAAAATTCGTAGCTGAAATAAACGACTTATTAATCCAAAGCCATACACTTGCCTCACAAATGGCGGCAGCTGCACCTTTATTAGCGGCAGACGGCACAGCTGACAACCCTGCGCTCGCCCATGCACTGAGTGCAATACGCGAAAATCTGATGCAAGCAGA
- a CDS encoding ChaB family protein — MPYREINDLPESVQAHLPQHAQEIYKEAFNHAWDEYRDEKDRRDNASQEETAHKVAWAAVKRFYQKDANSGQWVPKQKSNA; from the coding sequence ATGCCTTATAGAGAGATCAATGATTTACCCGAAAGTGTACAAGCGCATCTCCCTCAGCATGCACAGGAAATTTACAAAGAAGCTTTCAATCATGCGTGGGACGAATACCGTGATGAGAAAGACCGTAGAGATAACGCTTCACAAGAGGAAACTGCTCACAAAGTAGCGTGGGCAGCTGTCAAGCGCTTCTATCAAAAAGACGCTAACAGCGGTCAATGGGTGCCAAAGCAAAAATCGAATGCTTAA